In the genome of Globicephala melas chromosome 3, mGloMel1.2, whole genome shotgun sequence, one region contains:
- the F2RL2 gene encoding proteinase-activated receptor 3, with protein sequence MIKMKAVIFVAVGALLLSPASCQSGTECDADNLAKPTLPIKTFRGAPLNSFEEFPLSAIEGWTGTTTTVKIKCPEESVSSLHVNNATRRYLSSSLSTRLIPAIYILVFVVGVPANVVTLWMLFFRTRSIRMNVFYANLAVADFLLCVTLPFRIAYHLNGNNWVFGEVMCRATTVIFYGNMYCSILLLACISINRYLAIVHPFTYRGLPKRTYALLTCGLVWTTVFLYMLPFFILKQEYYLVQQDITTCHDVHNTCESSSPFQLYYFISLAFFGFLIPFLVIIYCYTAIIWTLNAKDRRWLWYVKASLLILVVFTICFAPSNILLIIHHANYYYNNADGLYFIYLIALCLGSLNSCLDPFLYFLMSKITNHSTAYLTMVKSS encoded by the exons ATGATCAAGATGAAAGCTGTCATCTTTGTAGCTGTTGGAGCACTGCTTCTGTCACCTGCCTCCTGTCAAAGTG GCACGGAATGTGATGCAGACAACTTGGCAAAGCCAACCTTACCTATTAAGACCTTCCGTGGCGCTCCCCTGAATTCTTTTGAAGAGTTCCCCCTTTCTGCCATAGAAGGCTGGACAGGAACCACCACAACTGTAAAAATTAAGTGCCctgaagaaagtgtttcaagtCTCCATGTGAATAATGCTACCAGGAGGTACCTGAGCAGCTCTTTAAGTACCAGACTGATACCCGCCATCTACATCCTGGTGTTTGTAGTAGGTGTGCCAGCCAACGTGGTGACCCTGTGGATGCTCTTCTTCAGGACCAGATCCATCCGTATGAACGTCTTCTATGCCAACCTGGCCGTTGCAGACTTTCTTCTTTGCGTTACACTGCCCTTTAGAATAGCATACCATCTCAACGGGAACAACTGGGTATTTGGAGAGGTCATGTGCCGGGCCACCACAGTCATCTTCTATGGCAACATGTACTGTTCCATTCTGCTCCTCGCCTGCATCAGTATCAACCGCTACCTGGCCATTGTCCATCCGTTCACTTACCGGGGGCTGCCCAAGCGCACCTATGCCTTGCTAACGTGTGGATTGGTGTGGACAACGGTTTTCTTATATATGCTGCCATTTTTCATTCTGAAGCAGGAGTACTATCTTGTCCAGCAGGACATCACCACCTGCCATGATGTCCACAACACATGCGAGTCCTCGTCTCCCTTCCAACTCTACTACTTCATCTCCTTGGCATTCTTTGGATTCTTAATTCCATTTTTGGTCATTATCTACTGCTACACAGCCATCATTTGGACGCTTAATGCAAAAGATCGTAGGTGGCTGTGGTATGTTAAGGCGAGTCTCCTCATTCTTGTGGTTTTTACCATTTGCTTTGCTCCAAGCAACATCTTACTCATTATTCACCACGCAAACTACTACTACAACAACGCCGATGGCTTATACTTCATCTATCTCATAGCTTTGTGCCTTGGTAGCTTGAATAGTTGCCTAGAtccattcctttattttctcatgtCAAAAATCACGAATCACTCCACGGCTTACCTTACAATGGTGAAATCATCTTAG